The Brevundimonas sp. SORGH_AS_0993 genome segment CGAGTCGGCCTGGACGGAAGCCGGATCGGGCGGCGCGCCGGGCGGCGTGGAGGACTGAAGGGCCAAGGCGGCCAGAAGAGCGAGGATCATGGTGATGTTCTAATCCTGTTCCGCGTTCGGGGGAACGGGTGTCGGCGGGCTGGATCATCGCAACCCCGAAGGTTAAGCCTTCGGAATCGTTCTGGCCCCTCCGGGCCGCTGACCTGGCGTTCCGATGTCCCGCGTGAAAAGCGAAGCCCTGCGCTCCAAGATCATGTCCGCCGAGGATGCGGCCGCCCTGATCCCCGCCGGATCGACCGTCGGTATGAGCGGTTTCACCGGCTCGGGCTATCCCAAGGCGGCGCCGCAGGCGCTGGCCGCGCGAATCGAGGCGGCGCATCAGGCGGGCGATCCGTTCCGTCTGAAGGTCTGGACCGGCGCCTCCACCGGGCCGGAACTGGACGGCGCCCTGGCCAAGGCCGACGGGATCGAGTTCCGTCTGCCCTACAACTCCGACCCGATCGCCCGCGACAAGATCAACAAGGGCCAGATGGAATATCTGGACATGCACCTGAGCCAGGTCGCGCCGATGGCGTGGCAGGGTTTCCTGGGGCCGCTGGACACGGCTCTGGTCGAGGTGTCGGCCGTCAACGCCGACGGCTCATTGGTCCCCTCATCGTCCATCGGCAACAACAAGACCTGGCTGGACCGGGCGGAACAGATCATCCTGGAGGTCAACCGCTGGCAGAACCCGGCGCTGGAGGGGATGCACGACGTCTATTACGGCACGGCCCTGCCGCCTTCGCGCGTGCCGATTCCCCTGACGCGCCCCGATCAGCTGATCGGCCAGCCCGTGTTCCGTTGCGATCCGGCCAAGATCGTCGCCATCGTCGAAACCGACGCGCCGGACCGCAACCTGCCCTTCGCCGCGCCGGACCAGAACGCCCAGGCCATCGCCGGCCACCTGATCGAGTTCCTGAAGCACGAAGTGAAGCTGGGCCGCCTGCCGGCCGCCCTGCTGCCGCTGCAGTCGGGGGTCGGCAATGTGGCCAACGCCGTGCTGGCCGGGCTGCAGGACAGCCCGTTCGAGCGGATGGCCGCCTATACGGAGGTGTTGCAGGACGGGATGCTGGACCTGCTGGATTCCGGCAAGCTGACCGTCGCCTCCGCCACCGCCTTTTCCCTGAGCCCCGAGGCGGCCGACGACCTGAACCGCCGCATGGATCAGTTCCGCGGCAAGATCATCCTGCGCCCGCAGGAAATCTCGAACCACCCGGAGATCATCCGCCGCCTGGGCTGTATCGCCATGAACGGCCTGATCGAAGCCGACATCTACGGCAACGTCAATTCGACCCACGTTATGGGATCGCGCATCCAGAACGGCATAGGCGGCTCGGGCGACTTTGCGCGCAACGCCTACATCTCCTGCTTCGTGACGCCGTCGACGGCCAAGGGCGGGGCCATCTCGGCCATCGTGCCCATGGCCAGCCATGTCGATCACATCACCCAGGATGTCCAGGTCATCGTCACCGAACAGGGGCTGGCGGATCTGCGCGGCCTGTCGCCCAAGCAGCGGGCCAAGGTCATCATCGCCAACTGCGCCCACCCGTCATACCGCGACGCCCTGGCCGACTATCACCAAAGGGCGTTGGCCGGCGCCTATGGGCTGCAGACGCCGCATCTGCTGACCGAGGCGCTGTCGTGGCACCAGCGGTTCGTCGAAACGGGGTCGATGGCGCCGAACTGAACGCTTAGCGGTCCAAGGTGGTCGGGAATGGCCGTCCCAGGGCCTCGGCCATGGCCTGCTGGCTGATCAGGAAGACCTGATCGCGCAGGTGATAATTGTTGGACAGGACGATCACCGTCACCTCCGCATCGGGCTGATAGAGCATCAGGTTGCGAAACCCGCCCCAACTGCCGGTATGATAGATCTGGCGGTCGTGGAAAGCCGGTTGGACCTGTTCGCCCAGGCTGTTGACGAAGACGCCATAGCCCCAGTCGCGCCGTCTGTGCCTCCGTTCGTTGGCCTTCGTGTCGGCGGGCGCATGGTCGGTCAGCATCTGGCGATAGGTGTCGGGCTTCAGAAACCCGCCGTGGTGCAGGGCGCGCTGCCACGCCAACAGGTCGTCCAGGGTCGAATAGACGGCGCCGGCGCCGGCCACGATGGAGGTGTTGGCGTTCGGCTGGGCCGCCAGCCCGCCGGGATAGTTGGCGTAGCCCATGATTGCGCCGTGGTCCGCGCCATCCAGGTCCAGGCCGCTGTTGGTCATGCCCAGGGGCGTGAACAGCGTCTGCTGCATATAGGTTTGGAACGGCTGGCCGCTGGCCTTCTCCACGATGGCGGCGGCCAGGTTGAAGGCGGCGTTGTCGTAACGAATCTCGGTTCCCGGCACGAACTGAAGAGCGAACCGTTTGGAGTCTTCCGTCAGCTCGGCCAGCGTCGCGGGCGTGGTGCGGCGCATGCCCCAGTAAGGCCGCGCCATCAGGTCGGGAATGCCCGAGGTGTGCGACAGCAGGTGATGGATGCGAATCGGCGCCCAGGCGGCCGGGCACGGCTGTATCCATTTGCAGACCGGGTCGTCGACGCCGAGCTTGCCCTCGTCCTGCAAGTGCAAGATGGCCGCGGCCGTAAACTGCTTGGAAATGGAGGCCAGGCGGAAACGCGAGGTCAGCGTCAGAGGCTGGTTCTGCTCGTAGTTCGCCTTGCCATAGACCTGGCGAAACAGGACCTTGTCGCCCTTGGCCACCAGGACGGCCCCCATGAACCGCCCGGCCGCCGCCTCGCGGTCCAGGCGGGCGGCCAGAAGCGGCAGGTCCTGAACGACCTGAACGGGGGGGCGCGACGCGGGCGGGGCCCTGAGGGCGGTCGTGGAGCCATAGGCCGGCGACTTCCAGCGCGCGACGCCGACACCGACCATGATCGCCAGGATCAGACCGCCCAGAAGGGTCAGAAGAAGCCGGGGGACGCCTCCGGCGGTACGCGGTACGACGAACACGGGCTCAGAC includes the following:
- a CDS encoding acetyl-CoA hydrolase/transferase family protein; protein product: MSRVKSEALRSKIMSAEDAAALIPAGSTVGMSGFTGSGYPKAAPQALAARIEAAHQAGDPFRLKVWTGASTGPELDGALAKADGIEFRLPYNSDPIARDKINKGQMEYLDMHLSQVAPMAWQGFLGPLDTALVEVSAVNADGSLVPSSSIGNNKTWLDRAEQIILEVNRWQNPALEGMHDVYYGTALPPSRVPIPLTRPDQLIGQPVFRCDPAKIVAIVETDAPDRNLPFAAPDQNAQAIAGHLIEFLKHEVKLGRLPAALLPLQSGVGNVANAVLAGLQDSPFERMAAYTEVLQDGMLDLLDSGKLTVASATAFSLSPEAADDLNRRMDQFRGKIILRPQEISNHPEIIRRLGCIAMNGLIEADIYGNVNSTHVMGSRIQNGIGGSGDFARNAYISCFVTPSTAKGGAISAIVPMASHVDHITQDVQVIVTEQGLADLRGLSPKQRAKVIIANCAHPSYRDALADYHQRALAGAYGLQTPHLLTEALSWHQRFVETGSMAPN
- a CDS encoding serine hydrolase — encoded protein: MFVVPRTAGGVPRLLLTLLGGLILAIMVGVGVARWKSPAYGSTTALRAPPASRPPVQVVQDLPLLAARLDREAAAGRFMGAVLVAKGDKVLFRQVYGKANYEQNQPLTLTSRFRLASISKQFTAAAILHLQDEGKLGVDDPVCKWIQPCPAAWAPIRIHHLLSHTSGIPDLMARPYWGMRRTTPATLAELTEDSKRFALQFVPGTEIRYDNAAFNLAAAIVEKASGQPFQTYMQQTLFTPLGMTNSGLDLDGADHGAIMGYANYPGGLAAQPNANTSIVAGAGAVYSTLDDLLAWQRALHHGGFLKPDTYRQMLTDHAPADTKANERRHRRRDWGYGVFVNSLGEQVQPAFHDRQIYHTGSWGGFRNLMLYQPDAEVTVIVLSNNYHLRDQVFLISQQAMAEALGRPFPTTLDR